In Rosa chinensis cultivar Old Blush chromosome 1, RchiOBHm-V2, whole genome shotgun sequence, a genomic segment contains:
- the LOC112182241 gene encoding receptor-like protein kinase FERONIA translates to MSRVTSPVSNFILTLSIISLPTMKPIITRLYLYLFLHILTLFVTGQSPPYIPVDNITLACGSSGQSSSNGLRKWSGDIDSEFTPIGNASQSIDAPRSSTPSQVPYTKARLSRSRFTYRIPLSPGQKFIRLHFNPDTYNPNFRRSNSLFSVTAAGFTLLKDFNASVTADASRRSPLVREFCVNIKTGQRLEITFIPSKDAYAFINGIEIVSMPTGFYYTNSAHFVDTSASTYPIGNNTALEMVYRINVGGGPISPEEDTGMYRNWDTADEIYLDNLSKKLSELPQNDTIELNFVKVPKYSAPKPVYITGRSMGMYKNINKRYNLTWVFPLDPQFYYLVRLHFCEFESDITESRDRAFQIFMANQIAENIFDVVAESGANGNPVYRDYVVSMFTSPVGSEKKVNLSLVLSALKRDSHTTYNDAILNGLEIFKLNDSSGNLAGPNPDPLPVDAAKVQPKKKSTPMAAIIAGVVSGLLMLSLLGFFVFRRGRKAKDYSSGQVKWGLLSFPTTTKSTTSYGSSLPSELCHRFSFPEIRAATQNFDDSNVIGVGGFGNVYKGTINGASSPFAIKRLKAESSQGALEFKTEIELLSQLRHVHLVSLVGYCDDNGEMILVYDYMENGTLRDHLYDSENPPLPWEQRLQVCIGAARGLHYLHTGVKCMIIHRDVKSTNILLDDKWVAKVADFGLSKMGTTTMSKTHISTMVKGSFGYLDPEYYRRQQLTEKSDVYSFGVVLCEVLCARPALIRTADKKQMNLAAWFKTCHGNGALDQIIDPNLRGEIVNECLNKFVEIAISCMHDNRSERPSMKDVIWALECALKLQQTAEGSDLDFNAGKKREDEASLVNDSDAGFSGTWEDSSSSKNSKVSKTSSSYQNSSASDSIKGLSGTVFSEIDSNGR, encoded by the coding sequence ATGAGCAGAGTAACTTCCCCTGTTTCCAACTTCATCCTTACCCTCTCGATCATCTCTCTCCCTACGATGAAACCAATCATCACTCGTCTCTACCTCTACTTGTTCCTCCACATCCTCACTCTCTTCGTCACCGGTCAGTCGCCACCATACATTCCGGTCGACAATATCACCCTCGCCTGCGGCAGTTCCGGCCAATCGAGCTCCAATGGCCTCAGAAAGTGGAGTGGAGATATCGACTCAGAATTCACCCCAATAGGTAACGCATCCCAATCCATCGATGCACCGCGATCGTCCACCCCTAGCCAAGTCCCTTACACCAAAGCTCGGCTCTCTCGCTCCCGATTCACTTACAGAATTCCCCTCTCTCCCGGCCAAAAATTCATCCGCTTGCATTTCAATCCAGATACATACAACCCGAACTTCCGACGCTCCAATTCCCTCTTCTCCGTCACCGCCGCCGGCTTCACTCTCCTCAAAGACTTCAACGCCTCCGTCACCGCCGACGCTTCCCGCAGGTCCCCGCTGGTCAGAGAATTCTGTGTAAACATCAAGACAGGACAGAGACTCGAGATCACCTTCATACCAAGCAAAGATGCGTACGCTTTCATCAACGGAATCGAAATCGTGTCCATGCCCACCGGTTTTTACTATACAAATTCAGCCCATTTCGTCGACACCAGCGCAAGCACATATCCGATCGGAAACAACACAGCTCTGGAGATGGTGTACCGAATCAACGTCGGCGGAGGCCCCATCTCGCCGGAAGAAGACACCGGAATGTACCGGAATTGGGACACCGCCGACGAAATTTATTTGGATAATTTAAGTAAAAAATTGAGCGAGCTACCACAGAACGATACAATCGAGCTCAACTTTGTCAAAGTTCCAAAATACTCTGCCCCGAAACCAGTTTACATAACAGGTCGGTCAATGGGGATGTACAAAAATATCAACAAGCGCTATAACCTCACATGGGTATTTCCCTTGGATCCCCAGTTTTATTACCTGGTGAGACTCCATTTCTGTGAGTTTGAATCTGATATTACCGAGTCCAGAGATCGAGCGTTTCAAATCTTCATGGCCAATCAAATCGCAGAAAATATTTTTGATGTTGTCGCGGAGAGCGGAGCAAATGGGAATCCAGTTTACAGAGACTACGTTGTGAGCATGTTCACGTCTCCGGTTGGAAGCGAGAAGAAAGTTAACCTCTCTCTAGTACTCTCAGCGCTCAAGAGAGATTCGCATACTACTTACAACGATGCCATCTTGAACGGGCTAGAAATCTTCAAGCTCAACGACTCGAGTGGGAATCTTGCCGGACCCAACCCCGACCCGCTCCCGGTGGACGCAGCAAAGGTACAACCGAAGAAGAAGTCTACCCCTATGGCAGCTATTATTGCAGGTGTAGTTTCGGGGTTACTTATGCTCTCTCTTCTCGGATTTTTTGTTTTCCGGCGAGGGAGAAAGGCCAAGGACTATAGCTCAGGTCAAGTAAAGTGGGGTCTGCTTTCTTTTCCAACGACTACTAAGTCCACCACGTCTTACGGTTCATCTCTGCCGTCCGAGCTGTGTCATCGCTTTTCATTCCCGGAGATCAGAGCCGCCACGCAAAACTTTGATGATTCGAACGTTATTGGGGTTGGCGGGTTTGGTAACGTGTACAAAGGTACCATCAACGGTGCGTCCAGCCCCTTTGCGATCAAACGGCTGAAAGCGGAGTCGTCACAGGGTGCCCTTGAGTTCAAGACGGAGATCGAATTGCTCTCCCAACTCCGTCACGTCCATCTCGTGTCTCTGGTCGGGTACTGTGACGACAACGGTGAGATGATTTTGGTGTATGACTATATGGAAAATGGGACCCTACGCGATCATTTGTACGACTCCGAAAATCCACCTCTTCCTTGGGAACAAAGGCTTCAAGTTTGtattggcgcggcgcgtgggtTGCACTACCTTCACACTGGTGTCAAGTGTATGATCATCCACCGAGACGTGAAGAGCACGAACATCTTGCTGGACGATAAATGGGTGGCCAAGGTCGCCGATTTCGGGTTGTCGAAAATGGGCACGACCACCATGTCCAAGACCCACATTAGCACCATGGTCAAAGGCAGTTTCGGCTATCTCGACCCGGAGTACTACCGTCGTCAACAGTTGACTGAGAAGTCTGATGTGTACTCGTTCGGCGTAGTATTGTGTGAGGTGTTGTGTGCTAGACCGGCTTTGATCCGTACAGCGGACAAGAAGCAAATGAACCTAGCTGCATGGTTTAAGACCTGTCATGGAAACGGAGCGCTTGACCAAATCATTGACCCGAATTTGAGGGGTGAGATTGTAAATGAGTGCTTGAACAAGTTTGTTGAAATTGCAATTAGTTGCATGCATGATAATAGGAGTGAACGACCGTCCATGAAGGATGTTATATGGGCGCTTGAGTGTGCATTAAAACTTCAACAGACCGCAGAGGGTTCGGATTTGGATTTCAATGCTGGAAAAAAGCGTGAAGATGAGGCTTCACTGGTGAATGATAGTGATGCAGGGTTTAGTGGCACATGGGAAGACTCGTCAAGTTCGAAGAATAGCAAGGTGAGCAAAACTAGTAGTAGTTACCAAAATTCCAGTGCTAGTGATTCCATTAAAGGGTTGTCAGGTACAGTCTTCTCTGAGATCGATTCCAATGGAAGATGA